From a single Falco peregrinus isolate bFalPer1 chromosome 10, bFalPer1.pri, whole genome shotgun sequence genomic region:
- the DDX59 gene encoding probable ATP-dependent RNA helicase DDX59 isoform X1: MYRSMFLPRSVKVKRTAHEDKSCAVKKTKLSSGGSLLEDTNEFQDCRSARTETSASRCSLHEVVQEHTEPEAGDLSVGSTTLGEGSRNTDEDCSSEEPIKSFSKSQRWAEPGEPVCVVCCRYGEYICDKTDKDVCSLECKAKHLLQTQAKEKNLKSDQFTRAESQAETHLLNTPYFYKDHSFILGLQDEQIENLKLQLGIAVQGQQVPRPIIEFEHCGFPETLNHNLKNSGYEVPTPIQMQMIPVGLLGRDIVASADTGSGKTAAFLLPVIMKVLKETETPSALILAPTRELAIQIERQAKELMAGLPNMRTVLLVGGLPLPPQLHRLKQSVKVIVATPGRLLEILKQSSVQLHGIKIVVVDEVDTMLKMGFQQQVLDILEDMSHDHQTILVSATIPVGIEHLANQLLHNFVRITIGEKNLPCSNIRQIILWVEEPSKKKKLFEILNDKKLFKPPVLVFVDCKLGADLLSDAVHKITGLQCTAMHSEKSQVERTDILQGLLQEKYEVIVSTGVLGRGLDLVNVKLVVNFDMPSSMDEYVHQVGRAGRLGHSGTAITFINNNSKKLFWDVVKRVKPTGTILPPQLLNSPYLHDQKRREQQRLKQLQNSLVTGDNIMDIIRKHDKNNSQR, translated from the exons A tgTACCGAAGCATGTTTTTACCAAGATCTGTTAAAGTCAAGAGGACTGCTCACGAGGACAAAAGTTGTGCGGTGAAGAAAACTAAATTGTCTTCTGGAGGATCTTTGCTAGAGGACACTAATGAATTCCAAGACTGTAGGTCAGCTAGAACAGAAACTTCTGCTTCAAGATGCAGTTTGCATGAGGTTGTACAAGAGCACACAGAACCTGAAGCTGGAGACCTTAGTGTTGGTAGTACAACTCTGGGAGAGGGCAGCCGAAATACTGATGAAGATTGCTCTTCAGAAGAACCCATAAAATCCTTCAGCAAATCTCAGCGTTGGGCAGAACCTGGAGAACCTGTATGTGTTGTGTGTTGTCGCTATGGAGAGTATATCTGTGATAAAACAGATAAAGATGTTTGTAGCTTGGAATGTAAAGCCAAACACCTTCTACAAACTCAAgcgaaggaaaaaaatctaaaatctgATCAATTCACAAGAGCAGAATCTCAAGCAGAAACTCACCTGCTTAATACACCTTATTTCTACAAAGATCATTCCTTTATTCTAGGTTTACAAGATGAGCAGATTGAGAACCTTAAACTGCAGCTAGGTATTGCTGTCCAGGGCCAGCAGGTTCCAAGACCTATTATAGAGTTTGAACACTGTGGTTTTCCTGAAACTTTAAACCATAATTTAAAGAATTCTGGCTATGAAGTCCCAACTCCCATCCAAATGCAAATGATCCCAGTTGGACTATTAGGGAGGGATATTGTGGCTAGTGCAGACACAGGCTCTGGAAAAACAGCAGCCTTCCTACTCCCTGTTATTATGAAGGTTTTGAAAGAG ACAGAAACTCCATCTGCCCTTATTTTGGCACCAACAAGGGAGTTAGCAATTCAGATAGAGAGACAAGCTAAAGAACTGATGGCTGGTTTACCTAACATGAGAACAGTTCTCCTGGTAGGAGGTTTACCGCTGCCACCACAGCTTCACCGTCTCAAGCAAAGTGTTAAG gttatAGTAGCAACACCTGGACGACTTCTTGAGATTTTGAAGCAAAGTTCTGTTCAGCTGCATGGCATAAAAATTGTAGTGGTGGATGAA GTGGATACCATGTTAAAAATGGGTTTCCAGCAGCAAGTGTTGGATATTTTGGAAGACATGTCTCACGATCATCAAACTATACTGGTGTCAGCCACAATTCCAGTGGGCATTGAACACTTAGCAAATCAGCTTCTGCACAATTTTGTAAGAATAACAATTGGGGAAAAGAATCTGCCATGTTCCAATATTCGCCAAATTATCTTGTGGGTAGAAGAAccatctaaaaagaaaaagctgtttgagaTACTAAAT GATAAGAAACTGTTCAAGCCTCCAGTATTGGTGTTTGTGGACTGTAAGTTAGGAGCAGATCTGTTGAGTGATGCTGTTCATAAGATCACGGGATTGCAGTGTACAGCTATGCATTCTGAAAAGTCTCAAGTGGAAAGAACGGACATATTACAG GGATTACTTCAAGAGAAGTATGAAGTTATAGTAAGTACTGGAGTCCTTGGACGAGGGCTTGACCTTGTCAATGTCAAATTGGTAGTAAATTTTGATATGCCTTCAAGTATGGATGAATATGTACAtcag gttGGAAGAGCGGGGAGGTTGGGTCACAGTGGAACTGCAATTACTTTTATCAATAACAACAGCAAGAAGCTCTTTTGGGATGTTGTGAAGAGAGTAAAACCAACAGGCACCAttcttcctccccagctgcttaATTCCCCTTATCTTCATGACCAAAAGAGAAGGGAACAACAGAGACTTAAACAATTACAGAATAGCCTTGTAACAGGAGATAATATCATGGACATTATtagaaaacatgacaaaaataattctcagaGGTAA
- the DDX59 gene encoding probable ATP-dependent RNA helicase DDX59 isoform X3 has translation MYENPILVYRSMFLPRSVKVKRTAHEDKSCAVKKTKLSSGGSLLEDTNEFQDCRSARTETSASRCSLHEVVQEHTEPEAGDLSVGSTTLGEGSRNTDEDCSSEEPIKSFSKSQRWAEPGEPVCVVCCRYGEYICDKTDKDVCSLECKAKHLLQTQAKEKNLKSDQFTRAESQAETHLLNTPYFYKDHSFILGLQDEQIENLKLQLGIAVQGQQVPRPIIEFEHCGFPETLNHNLKNSGYEVPTPIQMQMIPVGLLGRDIVASADTGSGKTAAFLLPVIMKVLKETETPSALILAPTRELAIQIERQAKELMAGLPNMRTVLLVGGLPLPPQLHRLKQSVKVIVATPGRLLEILKQSSVQLHGIKIVVVDEDKKLFKPPVLVFVDCKLGADLLSDAVHKITGLQCTAMHSEKSQVERTDILQGLLQEKYEVIVSTGVLGRGLDLVNVKLVVNFDMPSSMDEYVHQVGRAGRLGHSGTAITFINNNSKKLFWDVVKRVKPTGTILPPQLLNSPYLHDQKRREQQRLKQLQNSLVTGDNIMDIIRKHDKNNSQR, from the exons tgTACCGAAGCATGTTTTTACCAAGATCTGTTAAAGTCAAGAGGACTGCTCACGAGGACAAAAGTTGTGCGGTGAAGAAAACTAAATTGTCTTCTGGAGGATCTTTGCTAGAGGACACTAATGAATTCCAAGACTGTAGGTCAGCTAGAACAGAAACTTCTGCTTCAAGATGCAGTTTGCATGAGGTTGTACAAGAGCACACAGAACCTGAAGCTGGAGACCTTAGTGTTGGTAGTACAACTCTGGGAGAGGGCAGCCGAAATACTGATGAAGATTGCTCTTCAGAAGAACCCATAAAATCCTTCAGCAAATCTCAGCGTTGGGCAGAACCTGGAGAACCTGTATGTGTTGTGTGTTGTCGCTATGGAGAGTATATCTGTGATAAAACAGATAAAGATGTTTGTAGCTTGGAATGTAAAGCCAAACACCTTCTACAAACTCAAgcgaaggaaaaaaatctaaaatctgATCAATTCACAAGAGCAGAATCTCAAGCAGAAACTCACCTGCTTAATACACCTTATTTCTACAAAGATCATTCCTTTATTCTAGGTTTACAAGATGAGCAGATTGAGAACCTTAAACTGCAGCTAGGTATTGCTGTCCAGGGCCAGCAGGTTCCAAGACCTATTATAGAGTTTGAACACTGTGGTTTTCCTGAAACTTTAAACCATAATTTAAAGAATTCTGGCTATGAAGTCCCAACTCCCATCCAAATGCAAATGATCCCAGTTGGACTATTAGGGAGGGATATTGTGGCTAGTGCAGACACAGGCTCTGGAAAAACAGCAGCCTTCCTACTCCCTGTTATTATGAAGGTTTTGAAAGAG ACAGAAACTCCATCTGCCCTTATTTTGGCACCAACAAGGGAGTTAGCAATTCAGATAGAGAGACAAGCTAAAGAACTGATGGCTGGTTTACCTAACATGAGAACAGTTCTCCTGGTAGGAGGTTTACCGCTGCCACCACAGCTTCACCGTCTCAAGCAAAGTGTTAAG gttatAGTAGCAACACCTGGACGACTTCTTGAGATTTTGAAGCAAAGTTCTGTTCAGCTGCATGGCATAAAAATTGTAGTGGTGGATGAA GATAAGAAACTGTTCAAGCCTCCAGTATTGGTGTTTGTGGACTGTAAGTTAGGAGCAGATCTGTTGAGTGATGCTGTTCATAAGATCACGGGATTGCAGTGTACAGCTATGCATTCTGAAAAGTCTCAAGTGGAAAGAACGGACATATTACAG GGATTACTTCAAGAGAAGTATGAAGTTATAGTAAGTACTGGAGTCCTTGGACGAGGGCTTGACCTTGTCAATGTCAAATTGGTAGTAAATTTTGATATGCCTTCAAGTATGGATGAATATGTACAtcag gttGGAAGAGCGGGGAGGTTGGGTCACAGTGGAACTGCAATTACTTTTATCAATAACAACAGCAAGAAGCTCTTTTGGGATGTTGTGAAGAGAGTAAAACCAACAGGCACCAttcttcctccccagctgcttaATTCCCCTTATCTTCATGACCAAAAGAGAAGGGAACAACAGAGACTTAAACAATTACAGAATAGCCTTGTAACAGGAGATAATATCATGGACATTATtagaaaacatgacaaaaataattctcagaGGTAA
- the DDX59 gene encoding probable ATP-dependent RNA helicase DDX59 isoform X2, whose translation MFLPRSVKVKRTAHEDKSCAVKKTKLSSGGSLLEDTNEFQDCRSARTETSASRCSLHEVVQEHTEPEAGDLSVGSTTLGEGSRNTDEDCSSEEPIKSFSKSQRWAEPGEPVCVVCCRYGEYICDKTDKDVCSLECKAKHLLQTQAKEKNLKSDQFTRAESQAETHLLNTPYFYKDHSFILGLQDEQIENLKLQLGIAVQGQQVPRPIIEFEHCGFPETLNHNLKNSGYEVPTPIQMQMIPVGLLGRDIVASADTGSGKTAAFLLPVIMKVLKETETPSALILAPTRELAIQIERQAKELMAGLPNMRTVLLVGGLPLPPQLHRLKQSVKVIVATPGRLLEILKQSSVQLHGIKIVVVDEVDTMLKMGFQQQVLDILEDMSHDHQTILVSATIPVGIEHLANQLLHNFVRITIGEKNLPCSNIRQIILWVEEPSKKKKLFEILNDKKLFKPPVLVFVDCKLGADLLSDAVHKITGLQCTAMHSEKSQVERTDILQGLLQEKYEVIVSTGVLGRGLDLVNVKLVVNFDMPSSMDEYVHQVGRAGRLGHSGTAITFINNNSKKLFWDVVKRVKPTGTILPPQLLNSPYLHDQKRREQQRLKQLQNSLVTGDNIMDIIRKHDKNNSQR comes from the exons ATGTTTTTACCAAGATCTGTTAAAGTCAAGAGGACTGCTCACGAGGACAAAAGTTGTGCGGTGAAGAAAACTAAATTGTCTTCTGGAGGATCTTTGCTAGAGGACACTAATGAATTCCAAGACTGTAGGTCAGCTAGAACAGAAACTTCTGCTTCAAGATGCAGTTTGCATGAGGTTGTACAAGAGCACACAGAACCTGAAGCTGGAGACCTTAGTGTTGGTAGTACAACTCTGGGAGAGGGCAGCCGAAATACTGATGAAGATTGCTCTTCAGAAGAACCCATAAAATCCTTCAGCAAATCTCAGCGTTGGGCAGAACCTGGAGAACCTGTATGTGTTGTGTGTTGTCGCTATGGAGAGTATATCTGTGATAAAACAGATAAAGATGTTTGTAGCTTGGAATGTAAAGCCAAACACCTTCTACAAACTCAAgcgaaggaaaaaaatctaaaatctgATCAATTCACAAGAGCAGAATCTCAAGCAGAAACTCACCTGCTTAATACACCTTATTTCTACAAAGATCATTCCTTTATTCTAGGTTTACAAGATGAGCAGATTGAGAACCTTAAACTGCAGCTAGGTATTGCTGTCCAGGGCCAGCAGGTTCCAAGACCTATTATAGAGTTTGAACACTGTGGTTTTCCTGAAACTTTAAACCATAATTTAAAGAATTCTGGCTATGAAGTCCCAACTCCCATCCAAATGCAAATGATCCCAGTTGGACTATTAGGGAGGGATATTGTGGCTAGTGCAGACACAGGCTCTGGAAAAACAGCAGCCTTCCTACTCCCTGTTATTATGAAGGTTTTGAAAGAG ACAGAAACTCCATCTGCCCTTATTTTGGCACCAACAAGGGAGTTAGCAATTCAGATAGAGAGACAAGCTAAAGAACTGATGGCTGGTTTACCTAACATGAGAACAGTTCTCCTGGTAGGAGGTTTACCGCTGCCACCACAGCTTCACCGTCTCAAGCAAAGTGTTAAG gttatAGTAGCAACACCTGGACGACTTCTTGAGATTTTGAAGCAAAGTTCTGTTCAGCTGCATGGCATAAAAATTGTAGTGGTGGATGAA GTGGATACCATGTTAAAAATGGGTTTCCAGCAGCAAGTGTTGGATATTTTGGAAGACATGTCTCACGATCATCAAACTATACTGGTGTCAGCCACAATTCCAGTGGGCATTGAACACTTAGCAAATCAGCTTCTGCACAATTTTGTAAGAATAACAATTGGGGAAAAGAATCTGCCATGTTCCAATATTCGCCAAATTATCTTGTGGGTAGAAGAAccatctaaaaagaaaaagctgtttgagaTACTAAAT GATAAGAAACTGTTCAAGCCTCCAGTATTGGTGTTTGTGGACTGTAAGTTAGGAGCAGATCTGTTGAGTGATGCTGTTCATAAGATCACGGGATTGCAGTGTACAGCTATGCATTCTGAAAAGTCTCAAGTGGAAAGAACGGACATATTACAG GGATTACTTCAAGAGAAGTATGAAGTTATAGTAAGTACTGGAGTCCTTGGACGAGGGCTTGACCTTGTCAATGTCAAATTGGTAGTAAATTTTGATATGCCTTCAAGTATGGATGAATATGTACAtcag gttGGAAGAGCGGGGAGGTTGGGTCACAGTGGAACTGCAATTACTTTTATCAATAACAACAGCAAGAAGCTCTTTTGGGATGTTGTGAAGAGAGTAAAACCAACAGGCACCAttcttcctccccagctgcttaATTCCCCTTATCTTCATGACCAAAAGAGAAGGGAACAACAGAGACTTAAACAATTACAGAATAGCCTTGTAACAGGAGATAATATCATGGACATTATtagaaaacatgacaaaaataattctcagaGGTAA
- the DDX59 gene encoding probable ATP-dependent RNA helicase DDX59 isoform X4, producing the protein MFLPRSVKVKRTAHEDKSCAVKKTKLSSGGSLLEDTNEFQDCRSARTETSASRCSLHEVVQEHTEPEAGDLSVGSTTLGEGSRNTDEDCSSEEPIKSFSKSQRWAEPGEPTETPSALILAPTRELAIQIERQAKELMAGLPNMRTVLLVGGLPLPPQLHRLKQSVKVIVATPGRLLEILKQSSVQLHGIKIVVVDEVDTMLKMGFQQQVLDILEDMSHDHQTILVSATIPVGIEHLANQLLHNFVRITIGEKNLPCSNIRQIILWVEEPSKKKKLFEILNDKKLFKPPVLVFVDCKLGADLLSDAVHKITGLQCTAMHSEKSQVERTDILQGLLQEKYEVIVSTGVLGRGLDLVNVKLVVNFDMPSSMDEYVHQVGRAGRLGHSGTAITFINNNSKKLFWDVVKRVKPTGTILPPQLLNSPYLHDQKRREQQRLKQLQNSLVTGDNIMDIIRKHDKNNSQR; encoded by the exons ATGTTTTTACCAAGATCTGTTAAAGTCAAGAGGACTGCTCACGAGGACAAAAGTTGTGCGGTGAAGAAAACTAAATTGTCTTCTGGAGGATCTTTGCTAGAGGACACTAATGAATTCCAAGACTGTAGGTCAGCTAGAACAGAAACTTCTGCTTCAAGATGCAGTTTGCATGAGGTTGTACAAGAGCACACAGAACCTGAAGCTGGAGACCTTAGTGTTGGTAGTACAACTCTGGGAGAGGGCAGCCGAAATACTGATGAAGATTGCTCTTCAGAAGAACCCATAAAATCCTTCAGCAAATCTCAGCGTTGGGCAGAACCTGGAGAACCT ACAGAAACTCCATCTGCCCTTATTTTGGCACCAACAAGGGAGTTAGCAATTCAGATAGAGAGACAAGCTAAAGAACTGATGGCTGGTTTACCTAACATGAGAACAGTTCTCCTGGTAGGAGGTTTACCGCTGCCACCACAGCTTCACCGTCTCAAGCAAAGTGTTAAG gttatAGTAGCAACACCTGGACGACTTCTTGAGATTTTGAAGCAAAGTTCTGTTCAGCTGCATGGCATAAAAATTGTAGTGGTGGATGAA GTGGATACCATGTTAAAAATGGGTTTCCAGCAGCAAGTGTTGGATATTTTGGAAGACATGTCTCACGATCATCAAACTATACTGGTGTCAGCCACAATTCCAGTGGGCATTGAACACTTAGCAAATCAGCTTCTGCACAATTTTGTAAGAATAACAATTGGGGAAAAGAATCTGCCATGTTCCAATATTCGCCAAATTATCTTGTGGGTAGAAGAAccatctaaaaagaaaaagctgtttgagaTACTAAAT GATAAGAAACTGTTCAAGCCTCCAGTATTGGTGTTTGTGGACTGTAAGTTAGGAGCAGATCTGTTGAGTGATGCTGTTCATAAGATCACGGGATTGCAGTGTACAGCTATGCATTCTGAAAAGTCTCAAGTGGAAAGAACGGACATATTACAG GGATTACTTCAAGAGAAGTATGAAGTTATAGTAAGTACTGGAGTCCTTGGACGAGGGCTTGACCTTGTCAATGTCAAATTGGTAGTAAATTTTGATATGCCTTCAAGTATGGATGAATATGTACAtcag gttGGAAGAGCGGGGAGGTTGGGTCACAGTGGAACTGCAATTACTTTTATCAATAACAACAGCAAGAAGCTCTTTTGGGATGTTGTGAAGAGAGTAAAACCAACAGGCACCAttcttcctccccagctgcttaATTCCCCTTATCTTCATGACCAAAAGAGAAGGGAACAACAGAGACTTAAACAATTACAGAATAGCCTTGTAACAGGAGATAATATCATGGACATTATtagaaaacatgacaaaaataattctcagaGGTAA
- the LOC129785252 gene encoding basic proline-rich protein-like: MEAWEKCSALLPFQTHPPQSGPRDTRNRHRFAARRPHRGRPSTRRGPAPSGRRRGERSGSPAEPEENSRGSAYRAQSPPPRADSPASRLPKRRPPPGSASRRDPAGSPFPQPPGPGREPRPVPQPGPGGKPRPPPHPPASLRTDHRARPPPKPFECAGPAPIGSCGARVRGGSPQRHRRGSKRGAIPAAEASPARSPAPRSRPGAPAFPCEALPSRQGGRRAGHPAPSAAPRMPGRARVYPPAAALTACPAEERRVSKSIKYPFVHPPPEI; encoded by the coding sequence ATGGAAGCGTGGGAGAAATGTTCAGCTTTACTGCCCTTCCAAACCCACCCTCCTCAGTCAGGCCCCCGTGACACTCGTAACCGCCACAGATTCGCTGCACGACGGCCCCACCGAGGCAGACCCTCAacccgccgcggccccgcgccctCAGGGAGAAGGCGAGGGGAGCGCAGCGGCTCCCCCGCCGAGCCCGAGGAGAACTCCAGGGGCAGCGCCTACCGCGCCCAGAGCCCGCCACCCCGCGCTGACAGCCCAGCTTCGCGGCTCCCAAAACGGCGGCCCCCGCCAGGGAGTGCCAGCCGCCGGGACCCAGCGGGGAGCCCCTTCCCTCAGCCGCCGGGACCCGGGAGGGAGCCCCGTCCCGTCCCTCAGCCGGGACCCGGCGGGAAGCCCCGTCCCCCACCTCACCCGCCGGCCTCACTCCGCACCGACCACCGAGCGCGCCCTCCGCCCAAGCCGTTTGAATGCGCCGGGCCCGCGCCGATTGGCTCCTGCGGGGCCCGCGTCAGAGGGGGCAGCCCCCAACGCCACCGCCGCGGGAGCAAGCGCGGTGCCATCCCGGCTGCTGAGGCGAgccccgcccgcagccccgctccccgcagccGGCCGGGCGCCCCGGCCTTCCCGTGCGAAGCGCTTCCTTCCCGCCAGGGAGGCCGACGGGCAGGACACCCGGCGCCATCGGCCGCCCCCCGAATGCCAGGCAGGGCCCGGGTCTACCCCCCGGCTGCAGCGCTCACCGCCTGCCCCGCTGAGGAGCGCAGGGTTAGCAAGAGTATCAAGTACCCCTTCGTGCATCCACCACCAGAAATATAG